One Phaseolus vulgaris cultivar G19833 chromosome 2, P. vulgaris v2.0, whole genome shotgun sequence DNA window includes the following coding sequences:
- the LOC137809857 gene encoding precursor of CEP7-like, producing MADLTRTTYYLLVVLLFLSYELLCIEGRGLKATTTTTSPKSVSAVKATSTATNTTKGVVAKPNQLESFAKSLNGYVEAFRPTTPGHSPGLVISFLHAATGDYPN from the exons ATGGCAGATTTGACTCGCACTACTTATTACTTGCTTGTTGTACTACTGTTCCTATCATATGAACTACTTTGCATAGAAGGAAGGGGTTTGAAAGCAACCACAACCACTACGTCACCAAAATCTGTCTCCGCCGTCAAGGCAACGAGCACTGCAACTAACACTACAAAAGGTGTTGTTGCAAAGCCAAACCAGTTGGAGAGTTTCGCTAAGAGTTTGAATGGCTATGTTGAAGCTTTTCGACCCACTACTCCCGGCCATAGCCCTGGT CTTGTTATAAGCTTTCTCCATGCAGCCACCGGAGATTATCCAAATTGA